Proteins from a single region of Lampris incognitus isolate fLamInc1 chromosome 16, fLamInc1.hap2, whole genome shotgun sequence:
- the dnaaf9 gene encoding uncharacterized protein C20orf194 homolog isoform X1 has translation MAGIRRVKGKYPGMNPAVSCSRLRHVQNLLRSGVSATPDGILCSLGIDSRYNEGCTELAKYLFYGLYGNNQLSLEHVQEGFPEEVLDDMILLIKAECVHLYCNPVNYSYLLPYVSHWRNLHLYCMTETEYEDEEAAEEFKISSFVTMVQDCTRIGVPYSSQGHMQKFDMFMVEKWPIIQAFALEGIGGGSFFTMKYKLMDMSERLWQVYTRLDPVSLDGLLTEDLVNFEKQWSSFYSSMDLENHLSILELSEAQAGEAFRTYYSHGLMSSNITEKSKSRQPFVLFGSHSSMENLESYSFNFPSESHQIRSTGPQGSTARHMILQCVAPKGPLACSRTYFFGTTHTPYLGNHNIMQMQTELLTLSQIYSASVRAVLSGIKCYSSTSSAAKAKEVAEQSFLMTLDSMNLSQYRTALRSKVEFIIQAVNNEGRVMPLSDEGSRYVVKTASMTVYDIPDLQCGRGDLGSVVFSESFLESSINIQQKDGSVSSDSCYTILTTTVPRYACWLMESDVKQSEQAQVLMKKEEGTCLGAALTIADIAYIYSNSQLSTPEEGKISFFAEGLLFIHPQYGSITLSKDQITSIKFYDADSGAVASLFVEYEPNMLPHLPFPLHSPDRCLVIALQPKSKSHKAFYSKVLSVWKSSDSGLALQLVDQEHLTWDQRNMHSRLQKLHDSQEPPVAKRRGSLRTSYSQLPEQDMFLQHLALSSVGEEPILNYHLGAFFPSAELKNPLTIKGDKVTITIITGLPGSHKNGLCNFLVQLNKEGGRWVVYQPGLDSCNGFSASHLQSYLSNFLESQRGLAGKPRLLLLTPGYTDVLDVVQAVLFHPDPVVQACFSIGAVTACVDPFTSCMEHRFAFPKLVEQCNQGVVTTVVFTGLTAEQKHPLMQHVQQLVRSANPTAAFILAERGAVTRDEDVKLILSDCSFNELQMLRTRYLLYPGWCKGRFFSGCGSLILTQQCVVFHRSLERPLFVTRCKALKSSLRPNPFSGNVYNIWGKVRFSGCEQTMEVSYNAVSGNLSIMPDKGTNFQSQAHQDPTVPYYLVFDGVGLTQEGMKDWLRLCAKQRETKKAKKTKNTLSPEEIKKIHVSRCFDRLPPGYFYNGNQYIDIFGEKRNFHPYMDEFMTEYIAEANREIELYNHQLELQGHPDLFDP, from the exons ATGGCGGGTATACGGAGAGTGAAAGGGAAATACCCGGGGATGAACCCGGCTGTCAG cTGTTCCCGTCTGCGACACGTGCAGAATTTGCTCCGCAGTGGCGTCAGTGCCACTCCCGATGGGATCCTCTGTTCCCTTG GAATTGACAGTAGATATAATGAAGGCTGTACTGAGCTGGCCAAATACCTATTTTATGGACTATACGGAAACAACCAGTTGAGTCTGGAACATGTCCAGGAGGGGTTTCCTGAAGAGGTTTTGGATG ATATGATCCTCCTCATCAAGGCAGAGTGTGTTCACCTTTATTGCAACCCAGTGAACTACAGTTACCTGCTGCCTTATGTGTCCCACTGGAGGAATCTGCATCTCTACTGCATGACTGAGACAGAg TATGAAGATGAAGAGGCTGCTGAGGAGTTCAAGATCTCCAGTTTTGTCACCATGGTGCAGGACTGCACTCGTATAGGAGTGCCTTACAGCTCTCAGG GGCACATGCAGAAGTTTGACATGTTTATGGTGGAAAAATGGCCCATAATTCAAGCATTTGCCTTGGAAGGGATTGGCGGTGGAAGTTTCTTCACGATGAAATACAAG CTAATGGATATGAGTGAGAGGCTGTGGCAGGTCTACACCAGGCTGGACCCAGTGTCTTTGGATGGCCTCCTCACAGAG GACCTGGTTAACTTTGAGAAACAATGGAGCAGCTTCTACTCCAGTATGGACCTGGAGAATCACCTTTCCATCCTGGAACTATCGGAGGCACAGGCAGGAGAG GCATTTCGTACTTATTACTCACACGGCCTGATGTCAAGCAACATCACAGAGAAAAG taaAAGCCGTCAGCCCTTTGTGTTGTTtggaagccattcctccatggAAAATCTGGAGAGCTACTCCTTTAACTTTCCATCTGAGAGTCACCAGATTCGCAGCACAGGACCCCAAGGCTCCACTGCCCGACACATG ATTCTGCAGTGTGTAGCTCCTAAGGGACCTCTCGCCTGCTCCCGGACCTATTTCTTTGGGACCACCCACACCCCATACCTTG GGAATCACAATATTATGCAAATGCAAACAGAACTCCT GACTTTGTCACAGATATATTCAGCTTCTGTCCGAGCAGTCCTTTCTGGAATCAAGTGCTACTCCTCTACCTCCAGTGCTGCCAAG gccaAGGAGGTAGCAGAACAGAGCTTTCTCATGACTCTGGACTCCATGAACTTAAGTCAATACCGCACAGCTCTCAG ATCCAAAGTTGAATTCATCATTCAAGCTGTGAACAATGAAGGAAG GGTCATGCCTCTTAGTGATGAAGGAAGCCGTTATGTCGTGAAAACT gcCTCCATGACTGTGTATGACATTCCAGATCTGCAGTGCGGCAGAGGGGACTTGGGCTCTGTAGTTTTCTCTGAATCCTTCCTGGAATCCAGCATCAACATTCAGCAGAAAG ATGGCAGTGTGTCCTCAGACAGCTGCTACACCATCTTGACTACAACTGTACCTCGCTACGCCTGCTGGTTG ATGGAGTCCGATGTGAAGCAGTCTGAGCAAGCCCAAGTCCTAATGAAG AAAGAGGAGGGCACCTGTCTGGGAGCTGCTCTGACCATAGCAGACATTGCATACATTTACTCCAACAGCCAGCTGTCCACACCCGAGGAAG GTAAAATCAGCTTCTTCGCTGAGGGACTCCTCTTCATTCATCCTCAATATGGAAGCATCACACTTTCCAAGGACCAAATCACCTCCATCAAGTTCTATGATGCA GATTCTGGTGCCGTGGCATCTTTGTTTGTGGAATATGAGCCCAACATGCTCCCCCACCTCCCTTTCCCTCTCCACAGCCCTGACCGGTGTCTGGTCATTGCTCTCCAACCCAAGTCTAAGAGCCACAAGGCCTTCTACTCCAAG GTGCTGTCTGTATGGAAAAGCTCCGATTCTGGACTTGCGCTGCAGCTGGTAGACCAGGAACACCTTACCTGGGACCAGAGGAACAT GCACTCCAGACTCCAGAAATTGCATGATAGTCAGGAGCCACCTGTGGCCAAACGCAGAGGCAGCCTGAGGACATCATATTCCCAGCTACCAGAGCAGGACAT GTTCCTTCAACACTTGGCCCTAAGCAGTGTGGGTGAGGAGCCAATTCTGAATTATCACCTGGGGGCATTCTTCCCCTCTGCAGAGTTGAAGAACCCACTCACCATCAAGGGAGATAAA GTTACAATAACCATCATCACTGGACTCCCAGGAAGCCACAAGAATGGGCTCTGTAACTTTCTGGTCCAGTTGAACAAGGAAGGTggaag GTGGGTGGTGTACCAGCCTGGCCTTGACAGCTGTAACGGCTTCTCGGCCTCCCACCTTCAGAGCTACCTGTCCAACTTCCTAGAGAGCCAGAGAGGCCTAGCGGGCAAGCCTCGCCTCCTTCTGCTCACTCCTGG GTACACGGATGTGTTGGATGTGGTCCAAGCAGTGCTGTTTCACCCTGACCCTGTTGTTCAGGCCTGTTTTAGCATTGGGGCTGTCACTGCTTGTGTGGACCCCTTCACTTcctgtatggaacacag GTTTGCCTTTCCCAAGCTGGTAGAGCAGTGCAACCAAG GTGTTGTGACTACAGTGGTGTTCACCGGGCTGACAGCTGAGCAGAAGCACCCTCTCATGCAGCATGTTCAGCAGCTGGTACGCTCTGCCAACCCCACTGCAGCCTTCATACTGGCAGAGAGAGGAGCTGTCACCAG GGATGAAGATGTAAAGCTCATCTTATCTGACTGTAGCTTCAACGAACTGCAGATGCTGAGAACACGCTACCTTCTCTACCCTGGCTG GTGCAAGGGGCGCTTCTTCTCTGGATGCGGGTCTCTCATCCTCACCCAGCAGTGCGTGGTGTTCCACAGGTCCCTAGAGAGGCCCCTGTTTGTCACCCGCTGCAAAG CCCTCAAGTCATCACTAAGGCCAAATCCTTTCAGTGGAAATGTGTACAATATATGGGGAAAAGTCAGGTTTTCTG GATGTGAGCAGACAATGGAGGTGAGCTACAATGCAGTGAGTGGGAATCTAAGCATCATGCCAGATAAGGGCACAAACTTCCAATCCCAGGCCCACCAGGACCCCACCGTCCCCTATTACCTGGTTTTTGATGGTGTGGGACTCACCCAGGAAGGAATGAAAGACTGGCTGAGACTTTGTGCCAAGCAG AGGGAGACAAAGAAGGCCAAGAAGACTAAGAACACCCTTTCACCAGAGGAAATTAAGAAAATACAT GTAAGCAGGTGTTTTGATCGGCTGCCGCCAGGCTACTTCTACAATGGCAACCAGTACATTGACATcttcggagagaaaaggaactTCCATCCTT ACATGGACGAGTTCATGACGGAGTACATTGCTGAGGCCAATAGAGAGATTGAGCTGTATAACcatcagctggagctgcagggccACCCTGACCTGTTTGATCCCTAA
- the dnaaf9 gene encoding uncharacterized protein C20orf194 homolog isoform X2: MAGIRRVKGKYPGMNPAVSCSRLRHVQNLLRSGVSATPDGILCSLGIDSRYNEGCTELAKYLFYGLYGNNQLSLEHVQEGFPEEVLDDMILLIKAECVHLYCNPVNYSYLLPYVSHWRNLHLYCMTETEYEDEEAAEEFKISSFVTMVQDCTRIGVPYSSQGHMQKFDMFMVEKWPIIQAFALEGIGGGSFFTMKYKLMDMSERLWQVYTRLDPVSLDGLLTEDLVNFEKQWSSFYSSMDLENHLSILELSEAQAGEAFRTYYSHGLMSSNITEKSKSRQPFVLFGSHSSMENLESYSFNFPSESHQIRSTGPQGSTARHMILQCVAPKGPLACSRTYFFGTTHTPYLGNHNIMQMQTELLTLSQIYSASVRAVLSGIKCYSSTSSAAKAKEVAEQSFLMTLDSMNLSQYRTALRSKVEFIIQAVNNEGRVMPLSDEGSRYVVKTASMTVYDIPDLQCGRGDLGSVVFSESFLESSINIQQKDGSVSSDSCYTILTTTVPRYACWLMESDVKQSEQAQVLMKKEEGTCLGAALTIADIAYIYSNSQLSTPEEGKISFFAEGLLFIHPQYGSITLSKDQITSIKFYDADSGAVASLFVEYEPNMLPHLPFPLHSPDRCLVIALQPKSKSHKAFYSKVLSVWKSSDSGLALQLVDQEHLTWDQRNILQKLHDSQEPPVAKRRGSLRTSYSQLPEQDMFLQHLALSSVGEEPILNYHLGAFFPSAELKNPLTIKGDKVTITIITGLPGSHKNGLCNFLVQLNKEGGRWVVYQPGLDSCNGFSASHLQSYLSNFLESQRGLAGKPRLLLLTPGYTDVLDVVQAVLFHPDPVVQACFSIGAVTACVDPFTSCMEHRFAFPKLVEQCNQGVVTTVVFTGLTAEQKHPLMQHVQQLVRSANPTAAFILAERGAVTRDEDVKLILSDCSFNELQMLRTRYLLYPGWCKGRFFSGCGSLILTQQCVVFHRSLERPLFVTRCKALKSSLRPNPFSGNVYNIWGKVRFSGCEQTMEVSYNAVSGNLSIMPDKGTNFQSQAHQDPTVPYYLVFDGVGLTQEGMKDWLRLCAKQRETKKAKKTKNTLSPEEIKKIHVSRCFDRLPPGYFYNGNQYIDIFGEKRNFHPYMDEFMTEYIAEANREIELYNHQLELQGHPDLFDP, from the exons ATGGCGGGTATACGGAGAGTGAAAGGGAAATACCCGGGGATGAACCCGGCTGTCAG cTGTTCCCGTCTGCGACACGTGCAGAATTTGCTCCGCAGTGGCGTCAGTGCCACTCCCGATGGGATCCTCTGTTCCCTTG GAATTGACAGTAGATATAATGAAGGCTGTACTGAGCTGGCCAAATACCTATTTTATGGACTATACGGAAACAACCAGTTGAGTCTGGAACATGTCCAGGAGGGGTTTCCTGAAGAGGTTTTGGATG ATATGATCCTCCTCATCAAGGCAGAGTGTGTTCACCTTTATTGCAACCCAGTGAACTACAGTTACCTGCTGCCTTATGTGTCCCACTGGAGGAATCTGCATCTCTACTGCATGACTGAGACAGAg TATGAAGATGAAGAGGCTGCTGAGGAGTTCAAGATCTCCAGTTTTGTCACCATGGTGCAGGACTGCACTCGTATAGGAGTGCCTTACAGCTCTCAGG GGCACATGCAGAAGTTTGACATGTTTATGGTGGAAAAATGGCCCATAATTCAAGCATTTGCCTTGGAAGGGATTGGCGGTGGAAGTTTCTTCACGATGAAATACAAG CTAATGGATATGAGTGAGAGGCTGTGGCAGGTCTACACCAGGCTGGACCCAGTGTCTTTGGATGGCCTCCTCACAGAG GACCTGGTTAACTTTGAGAAACAATGGAGCAGCTTCTACTCCAGTATGGACCTGGAGAATCACCTTTCCATCCTGGAACTATCGGAGGCACAGGCAGGAGAG GCATTTCGTACTTATTACTCACACGGCCTGATGTCAAGCAACATCACAGAGAAAAG taaAAGCCGTCAGCCCTTTGTGTTGTTtggaagccattcctccatggAAAATCTGGAGAGCTACTCCTTTAACTTTCCATCTGAGAGTCACCAGATTCGCAGCACAGGACCCCAAGGCTCCACTGCCCGACACATG ATTCTGCAGTGTGTAGCTCCTAAGGGACCTCTCGCCTGCTCCCGGACCTATTTCTTTGGGACCACCCACACCCCATACCTTG GGAATCACAATATTATGCAAATGCAAACAGAACTCCT GACTTTGTCACAGATATATTCAGCTTCTGTCCGAGCAGTCCTTTCTGGAATCAAGTGCTACTCCTCTACCTCCAGTGCTGCCAAG gccaAGGAGGTAGCAGAACAGAGCTTTCTCATGACTCTGGACTCCATGAACTTAAGTCAATACCGCACAGCTCTCAG ATCCAAAGTTGAATTCATCATTCAAGCTGTGAACAATGAAGGAAG GGTCATGCCTCTTAGTGATGAAGGAAGCCGTTATGTCGTGAAAACT gcCTCCATGACTGTGTATGACATTCCAGATCTGCAGTGCGGCAGAGGGGACTTGGGCTCTGTAGTTTTCTCTGAATCCTTCCTGGAATCCAGCATCAACATTCAGCAGAAAG ATGGCAGTGTGTCCTCAGACAGCTGCTACACCATCTTGACTACAACTGTACCTCGCTACGCCTGCTGGTTG ATGGAGTCCGATGTGAAGCAGTCTGAGCAAGCCCAAGTCCTAATGAAG AAAGAGGAGGGCACCTGTCTGGGAGCTGCTCTGACCATAGCAGACATTGCATACATTTACTCCAACAGCCAGCTGTCCACACCCGAGGAAG GTAAAATCAGCTTCTTCGCTGAGGGACTCCTCTTCATTCATCCTCAATATGGAAGCATCACACTTTCCAAGGACCAAATCACCTCCATCAAGTTCTATGATGCA GATTCTGGTGCCGTGGCATCTTTGTTTGTGGAATATGAGCCCAACATGCTCCCCCACCTCCCTTTCCCTCTCCACAGCCCTGACCGGTGTCTGGTCATTGCTCTCCAACCCAAGTCTAAGAGCCACAAGGCCTTCTACTCCAAG GTGCTGTCTGTATGGAAAAGCTCCGATTCTGGACTTGCGCTGCAGCTGGTAGACCAGGAACACCTTACCTGGGACCAGAGGAACAT ACTCCAGAAATTGCATGATAGTCAGGAGCCACCTGTGGCCAAACGCAGAGGCAGCCTGAGGACATCATATTCCCAGCTACCAGAGCAGGACAT GTTCCTTCAACACTTGGCCCTAAGCAGTGTGGGTGAGGAGCCAATTCTGAATTATCACCTGGGGGCATTCTTCCCCTCTGCAGAGTTGAAGAACCCACTCACCATCAAGGGAGATAAA GTTACAATAACCATCATCACTGGACTCCCAGGAAGCCACAAGAATGGGCTCTGTAACTTTCTGGTCCAGTTGAACAAGGAAGGTggaag GTGGGTGGTGTACCAGCCTGGCCTTGACAGCTGTAACGGCTTCTCGGCCTCCCACCTTCAGAGCTACCTGTCCAACTTCCTAGAGAGCCAGAGAGGCCTAGCGGGCAAGCCTCGCCTCCTTCTGCTCACTCCTGG GTACACGGATGTGTTGGATGTGGTCCAAGCAGTGCTGTTTCACCCTGACCCTGTTGTTCAGGCCTGTTTTAGCATTGGGGCTGTCACTGCTTGTGTGGACCCCTTCACTTcctgtatggaacacag GTTTGCCTTTCCCAAGCTGGTAGAGCAGTGCAACCAAG GTGTTGTGACTACAGTGGTGTTCACCGGGCTGACAGCTGAGCAGAAGCACCCTCTCATGCAGCATGTTCAGCAGCTGGTACGCTCTGCCAACCCCACTGCAGCCTTCATACTGGCAGAGAGAGGAGCTGTCACCAG GGATGAAGATGTAAAGCTCATCTTATCTGACTGTAGCTTCAACGAACTGCAGATGCTGAGAACACGCTACCTTCTCTACCCTGGCTG GTGCAAGGGGCGCTTCTTCTCTGGATGCGGGTCTCTCATCCTCACCCAGCAGTGCGTGGTGTTCCACAGGTCCCTAGAGAGGCCCCTGTTTGTCACCCGCTGCAAAG CCCTCAAGTCATCACTAAGGCCAAATCCTTTCAGTGGAAATGTGTACAATATATGGGGAAAAGTCAGGTTTTCTG GATGTGAGCAGACAATGGAGGTGAGCTACAATGCAGTGAGTGGGAATCTAAGCATCATGCCAGATAAGGGCACAAACTTCCAATCCCAGGCCCACCAGGACCCCACCGTCCCCTATTACCTGGTTTTTGATGGTGTGGGACTCACCCAGGAAGGAATGAAAGACTGGCTGAGACTTTGTGCCAAGCAG AGGGAGACAAAGAAGGCCAAGAAGACTAAGAACACCCTTTCACCAGAGGAAATTAAGAAAATACAT GTAAGCAGGTGTTTTGATCGGCTGCCGCCAGGCTACTTCTACAATGGCAACCAGTACATTGACATcttcggagagaaaaggaactTCCATCCTT ACATGGACGAGTTCATGACGGAGTACATTGCTGAGGCCAATAGAGAGATTGAGCTGTATAACcatcagctggagctgcagggccACCCTGACCTGTTTGATCCCTAA